A region of Paenibacillus sp. 37 DNA encodes the following proteins:
- a CDS encoding rhamnogalacturonan acetylesterase yields MEAAAEGQAVSVTSWKFNFGPDSGRADETGDYLKVTATTAYEERGGYGFEAGSLVYEKQRISDDDVSDPTKQHHNHPGQTTMSARLRSGFCIPLKASFIVDVPDGTYQVLLVAGDELAETVTRVKAGEGRLVLPTIRTLPGQFAEMRFSVVVRGGRLRLSFSGPAPRINALEITLANQTMTVFLAGDSTVTDQPESGYPYCGWGQLFPAQFKHDVAVDNHAQSGRSSRSFMNEGRLRAILELIKPEDFLFIQFGHNDEKPDPERGTDPFTTYKEYLKKYIDAAREAKARPVLITPVHRRYFADDGTLNDTHGDYIIAVRELAEEEGVPLIDLAERSRLLFEQAGVEGTKDDFMWVLPGEYVNFPSGVEDNTHFQERGARRLAQQVAEAIRELQLQPLQMYLR; encoded by the coding sequence ATGGAGGCAGCGGCAGAGGGCCAGGCAGTTTCCGTGACCAGCTGGAAGTTTAACTTTGGACCGGACTCGGGAAGAGCAGATGAGACAGGGGATTATCTGAAAGTAACTGCAACAACCGCATATGAGGAACGCGGAGGATACGGATTCGAAGCAGGATCTCTGGTGTATGAGAAACAACGCATTAGTGATGACGATGTGTCGGATCCCACGAAACAACATCATAACCATCCGGGGCAGACAACCATGTCTGCCCGATTGCGTTCGGGCTTCTGTATTCCACTTAAAGCATCCTTCATCGTGGATGTTCCCGATGGAACCTATCAAGTTTTACTTGTTGCAGGTGATGAATTGGCTGAGACAGTGACCCGTGTGAAAGCTGGTGAGGGCAGGCTTGTACTGCCAACCATTCGTACACTTCCCGGGCAATTTGCAGAGATGCGATTCTCGGTCGTTGTTCGCGGCGGCAGACTTCGTCTGTCATTCTCCGGTCCTGCACCGAGAATTAATGCTTTGGAGATTACTCTTGCGAATCAGACCATGACCGTATTTCTTGCCGGGGATTCAACCGTAACAGATCAGCCGGAAAGTGGATATCCGTATTGCGGTTGGGGCCAGTTATTTCCAGCACAGTTCAAACATGATGTGGCAGTAGATAATCACGCCCAGTCAGGGCGCAGTTCCCGCAGCTTTATGAATGAAGGCAGGCTCAGGGCCATTCTGGAGCTAATTAAGCCCGAAGATTTTCTGTTTATTCAATTTGGACATAACGATGAGAAGCCGGACCCTGAACGTGGGACCGACCCATTCACAACATATAAGGAATATCTGAAAAAGTATATCGATGCTGCCCGTGAAGCCAAGGCTCGTCCGGTGCTCATAACCCCCGTGCATCGTCGCTATTTTGCGGATGATGGCACATTGAATGATACACATGGCGATTATATCATCGCCGTTCGTGAGCTTGCAGAAGAGGAAGGTGTTCCGCTGATTGATCTGGCTGAGCGCAGCCGTCTTCTGTTCGAACAGGCGGGCGTTGAAGGCACCAAGGACGACTTTATGTGGGTGCTGCCAGGCGAGTATGTGAACTTCCCCTCAGGCGTGGAGGATAACACGCATTTTCAGGAACGCGGTGCCCGCCGCCTTGCCCAGCAGGTGGCAGAAGCCATCCGCGAGTTGCAATTGCAACCGCTGCAGATGTATCTGCGGTAG
- a CDS encoding sensory rhodopsin transducer, whose amino-acid sequence MTPDQTESGTSARKNVSVATGHTYWVIPDGYIPPESRGTLESHESICVLNTSATDAELHITIYFEDREPLEGMVAEVPARRTKHIRTASLRSGEQSIPPGVPYAITVSSNIPVIVQYSRLDTTQPELALMSVMAYPLG is encoded by the coding sequence ATGACACCTGACCAGACAGAATCAGGCACATCTGCCCGTAAGAACGTTTCAGTAGCTACAGGTCACACCTACTGGGTCATTCCGGATGGTTACATTCCCCCGGAGAGCCGGGGCACATTGGAGAGTCATGAGAGCATCTGTGTACTGAACACCAGTGCCACGGATGCGGAGCTGCACATCACGATTTACTTTGAAGACAGAGAACCACTCGAAGGTATGGTCGCTGAAGTGCCAGCGAGAAGGACGAAGCATATTCGCACTGCATCGCTACGATCCGGGGAGCAGTCTATTCCGCCGGGCGTGCCTTATGCGATTACGGTTTCCAGCAATATCCCCGTTATCGTCCAGTACAGTCGTTTGGATACGACCCAGCCTGAATTGGCTTTGATGAGTGTCATGGCGTATCCATTAGGATAA